One Solanum lycopersicum chromosome 2, SLM_r2.1 genomic region harbors:
- the LOC101257123 gene encoding ras-related protein RABB1b: MSYDYLFKYIIIGDTGVGKSCLLLQFTDKRFQPVHDLTIGVEFGARMVTIDGKPIKLQIWDTAGQESFRSITRSYYRGAAGALLVYDITRRETFNHLASWLEDARQHANPNMTIMLVGNKSDLSHRRAVSKEEGEQFAKENGLLFLEASARTAQSVEEAFIQTAAKILQKIQEGVFDVSNESSGIKVGYGRTQGPAGPRDGAVAQRGGCCS; encoded by the exons ATGTCTTACGATTATCTCTTCAAGTACATAATCATCGGAGATACAG GAGTCGGAAAATCGTGTCTGCTGCTGCAATTCACAGACAAGAGGTTTCAGCCAGTGCATGATCTCACCATTGGAGTCGAGTTTGGGGCTCGTATGGTCACCATTGACGGCAAGCCTATTAAACTTCAAATTTGGGACACT GCTGGGCAGGAATCTTTCAGATCCATCACCAGGTCATATTACAGAGGAGCAGCTGGCGCACTTCTGGTTTATGACATCACCAG GAGAGAGACATTTAATCACCTAGCCAGCTGGCTTGAAGATGCTAGGCAGCATGCAAATCCAAATATGACTATAATGCTGGTAGGAAATAAGAGTGATCTGTCTCATCGAAGAGCTGTCAGTAAAGAGGAGGGAGAACAATTTGCAAAAGAAAATGGGCTTTTGTTTCTTGAGGCGTCTGCTAGAACTGCTCAAAGTGTTGAGGAG GCCTTTATACAGACTGCTGCCAAGATACTTCAAAAGATCCAAGAAGGTGTTTTTGATGTCTCCAACGAG TCATCTGGAATCAAGGTTGGTTATGGGCGTACGCAAGGTCCAGCTGGTCCAAGGGATGGAGCAGTTGCTCAAAGAGGTGGATGCTGCAGCTAG
- the LOC101265305 gene encoding cytochrome P450 724B1, translating into MILLLPVMLSFLFGTVIFVFTFHHLFFRFYKHDTKILPGGNMGFPFVGEAFGFFTPHKSFSIGNFLQQRCSRYGKVFKSYIFGSPTIISCDLELNKFILQKEGKLFQSSYPKPIRDILGNHSLMIVTDVERHKKLRRIEVGLINKFSSTSNFLCEIDKLCVSLMESWRGNQLILFSKQAKQFSFNLMLMNLLDMQPGEPLGLQLLQDFLTFMEGFVSIPINLPWTPYAKAVKARRRISSTLKQILNERKNRKDVQGKGDPFDEILMKEDLISDVEKVSILLDLLLAGYETTSGLLSLLVYFLAQSPQALQTLKDEHLAIRRNKKEGEPLNWEDYKQMEFTTMVINETLRCGNLVKFVHREAIKDVKFKGYHIPAGWKVLPILSAVHLEPSLHENPSEFNPWRWTDPATSKNVVPFGGGSRLCPGSELGKLEASFFLHYLLLNYRWTMKEEEYPMLYPYMDFPKGLLIALETETKNVI; encoded by the exons ATGATTTTACTCCTTCCTGTGATGTTATCTTTCTTATTTGGTACTGTAATTTTTGTATTCACGTTTCACCATTTATTTTTCCGTTTTTATAAACATGATACTAAAATCTTACCTGGTGGGAACATGGGGTTTCCCTTCGTTGGAGAGGCATTTGGCTTTTTTACCCCTCATAAATCGTTCTCCATTGGTAACTTCTTGCAACAACGTTGCTCTAG ATATGGAAAAGTGTTTAAATCGTATATATTTGGGTCTCCAACAATAATTTCGTGCGACTTGGAGCTCAACAAATTTATCCTTCAAAAAGAGGGAAAATTGTTCCAAAGCAGCTACCCTAAACCAATTAGAGACATTCTTGGTAATCACTCTTTGATGATTGTCACTGACGTTGAACGTCACAAAAAGTTGCGACGTATTGAAGTTGGCCTCATCAACAAATTCAGTTCCACATCCAATTTTCTCTgtgaaattgataaattatgtGTCTCGTTAATGGAATCGTGGAGAGGAAATCAACTTATTCTCTTCTCAAAACAAGCTAAACAG TTTAGTTTTAATTTGATGTTGATGAATTTGTTGGACATGCAACCGGGAGAGCCACTTGGTTTGCAGTTATTACAAGATTTCCTCACATTTATGGAAGGATTTGTCTCTATTCCAATTAACCTCCCCTGGACACCCTATGCCAAGGCGGTTAAG GCTCGTAGGAGGATTTCATCGACGTTGAAACAAATActaaatgaaaggaaaaatagaaaagacGTGCAAGGAAAAGGAGACCCTTTTGATGAGATTTTGATGAAAGAGGACTTAATTAGTGATGTGGAGAAAGTAAGCATTTTACTGGACCTTTTATTGGCAGGTTATGAAACAACCTCAGGACTTTTATCCCTGCTCGTCTATTTTCTTGCCCAATCACCACAAGCTCTTCAAACTTTGAAG GATGAACATCTCGCAATAAGGAGAAACAAAAAGGAAGGGGAACCCCTAAATTGGGAAGATTATAAGCAAATGGAATTCACCACTATG GTAATAAATGAAACTCTACGTTGTGGCAACTTGGTGAAGTTTGTTCATAGAGAAGCTATCAAGGATGTAAAATTCAAAG GATATCATATTCCAGCAGGCTGGAAAGTGCTTCCTATTTTGTCTGCAGTACATCTTGAACCGTCGCTGCATGAAAATCCATCGGAGTTTAATCCTTGGAGATGGACT gATCCAGCTACAAGCAAAAATGTGGTCCCATTCGGAGGTGGATCCCGATTGTGTCCTGGATCAGAGCTTGGTAAATTAGAAGCATCTTTCTTCCTACACTATCTTCTCCTCAATTACAG GTGGACaatgaaagaagaagaatatccAATGTTATACCCATATATGGACTTCCCAAAAGGATTGCTAATAGCTTTGGAGACGGAaacaaaaaatgttatttaa
- the LOC101257418 gene encoding uncharacterized protein produces the protein MFLTIVTHSHPKTWKSPNLHLFPLPSKTKTQPSIIITPKAYNNEDNNSTAGKIKRMVLTQQGRTKLNILPDKEFYAYPRFVTHVDDRFISNLTDLYRKCLKPEFEILDLMSSWVSHLPQEVKYKKVVGHGLNAQELAKNPKLDYFFVRDLNEDEKFEFENCSFDAVLCTVSVQYLQQPEKVFAEVFRILRPGGVFIVSFSNRLFYDKAISAWRDSTGYGRVQLVVQYFQCIKGFTEPQVIRKLPTNDDQQNKSPLSKIMQLIGLLSASSDPFYAVIAYRNFKPVHE, from the exons ATGTTTCTCACCATCGTTACACATTCCCATCCCAAGACATGGAAATCCCCAAACTTACACTTGTTTCCTCTTCCATCCAAAACCAAAACACAGCCCTCAATAATAATAACTCCAAAAGCCTATAATAATGAAGATAACAATTCAACAGCAGGAAAAATCAAACGAATGGTACTTACTCAACAAGGAAGAACCAAACTAAACATTTTACCAGACAAGGAATTTTATGCCTATCCAAGATTCGTCACACACGTCGATGATCGTTTCATTTCCAATTTAACCGATCTTTACAG GAAATGTTTGAAACCTGAATTTGAAATTCTTGACCTTATGAGCTCATGGGTCAGTCATTTACCACAAGAAGTGAAGTACAAAAAGGTGGTTGGTCATGGACTTAATGCCCAAGAGCTAGCAAAAAATCCCAAATTGGATTATTTCTTTGTGAGGGATTTGAATGAAGATGAGaaatttgagtttgaaaatTGTAGTTTTGATGCTGTTTTATGCACTGTCAGTGTGCAGTATCTTCAACAGCCTGAGAAG GTTTTCGCGGAAGTATTTCGAATTCTAAGACCTGGAGGAGTGTTTATTGTAAGTTTCAGTAACAGATTGTTCTACGATAAAGCAATTAGTGCCTGGAGGGACAGTACAGGATACGGGAGAGTGCAACTTGTGGTACAATATTTTCAATGTATTAAGGGATTTACAGAGCCACAAGTGATTCGTAAATTACCAACTAATGATGatcaacaaaataaatcacCTCTCAGTAAAATAATGCAGTTGATTGGGTTGTTATCAGCTTCATCGGATCCTTTTTACGCAGTTATAGCTTACAGAAACTTTAAACCAGTGCATGAATAA